DNA sequence from the Candidatus Binataceae bacterium genome:
AGCGTATCCAGGGTCTGGGTCAGTTTCGTGATTCCGTTGCGCGCCAGTATGCCTTCTTCGAAGAGCCCCTGCACAATCTCTTCGATGAAGAAGGGATTACCCTGCGTCTTCTCCGCGATCAGTGTTTTGAGCGCTTTCAAACTTGCATCGTTGCCGAGCAGGATGGTCAACAATCGCTCGGCGCTCTCGGGGCTGAGCGGGTCGAGGCGCAACTGAGTGTAGTAGCTTTTGTTGGTCCACGCGTGCGAATACTCAGGGCGGTAATTCACAAGTATCAGAATGCGGGATGTAGCTATCGAGTCGGCGAGCAGATCGAGCATCGCCTGAGTTTCGGCGTCGATCCAATGCAGGTCCTCGAAAATCAGCATCAGGGGCTGGTTGAGGGATTCGCGGAGCAAAATGCGCTTGATTGCGTCGAGCGTGCGCCTGCGCCGTACCTGCACATCCATCTGCGCCAAGGGGTCCTTGGCCTGCGCCTCGTTCAGGTATTCATCCAGACGGTCGAGACTTACCTCCCAATGAGTGCGCAGGGAGACGTGGTCCGTAATTCCCAGCAGAGCAAGTATGTACGGCCGGGCATTTTCGAGCGATGCGTCCAGAACCGTGAGCCGACCCGCAACTTTTTCACGCCGGCTCCGTTCGTCGTCGCCCTCGCCGAACTTGAAGTAGTTGGACAGCAGCTCGATCAGCGGCAGAAACGCGCTCGCCTTGCCGTGCGACACCGAATAGGCCTCCAGTATCATCCAGTCCGACGAGGTCCTGGCCTTGAATTCATGGAAAAGCCGCGACTTGCCGATGCCCGCTTCCGCGACGGTCGCGACGATCTGTCCATGCCCCTCGGCCGCGAGCGCCGCCGCGCGCCCGATCGCCTCCATCTCATGGTCCCGCCCGACCAGGCTCGAA
Encoded proteins:
- a CDS encoding adenylate/guanylate cyclase domain-containing protein, with the translated sequence MRCSSCNFDNAAGKKFCIRCGAGLTPRCPKCGSENPPQARFCGECGAALAAAASPQAPGPSAADQTRPAVRVASERADTAAALDGERKTVTALFADIKGSTELEQDLDPEEARAIVDPALKLMIEAVRRYGGYVVQSTGDGIFALFGAPLAHEDHPQRALYAALRMQEELRRYGDKLLAAGRAPLEIRVGVNSGEVVVRSISTGGGNVEYTPIGHTTNLASRMQTVAPTGSIAITEHTRRLVEGYFALKPRGPTPVKGVSEPVNVYQVTGLGPLRSRLQRSAGRGLSSLVGRDHEMEAIGRAAALAAEGHGQIVATVAEAGIGKSRLFHEFKARTSSDWMILEAYSVSHGKASAFLPLIELLSNYFKFGEGDDERSRREKVAGRLTVLDASLENARPYILALLGITDHVSLRTHWEVSLDRLDEYLNEAQAKDPLAQMDVQVRRRRTLDAIKRILLRESLNQPLMLIFEDLHWIDAETQAMLDLLADSIATSRILILVNYRPEYSHAWTNKSYYTQLRLDPLSPESAERLLTILLGNDASLKALKTLIAEKTQGNPFFIEEIVQGLFEEGILARNGITKLTQTLDTL